From one Methanobrevibacter ruminantium genomic stretch:
- a CDS encoding CBS domain-containing protein codes for MKDKNTKNLRKSMNRGSVEQTTKVADYEGEIMTLAKKDVISIPPTKTIKGAAEMMIEHGFRRLPVTHPGSNKLLGIVTAMDILDFLGGGSKFDIIEKKHDDNFLAAINDPVKEIMTRDVISISPKYSIRESVDVMTKNGIGSLPIVDKEERLVGIVTERDFALALAGSLTNETVGDIMIKDVITTTPGTPIESCSKIMVRNNLRRIPVVEEEKLIGIVTSTDILRFFGDKEMFASMTSNSGLDVLKRKISEIIKPNILVTESTVRLGDLCELLAEKNIGGVPVVDDDQLVGIVTERDILNTVLKE; via the coding sequence ATGAAAGACAAAAACACTAAAAACTTGAGAAAATCTATGAATCGTGGTTCTGTTGAACAAACAACAAAAGTAGCTGATTATGAAGGGGAAATCATGACATTAGCTAAAAAGGATGTCATTAGCATTCCTCCAACCAAGACCATTAAGGGAGCTGCTGAAATGATGATAGAGCATGGATTCAGAAGATTACCAGTAACCCATCCTGGCTCAAATAAACTTTTGGGTATTGTAACTGCTATGGATATTCTTGACTTCCTTGGTGGAGGAAGCAAATTTGATATAATAGAAAAGAAACATGATGACAATTTCTTGGCAGCAATCAATGATCCTGTTAAAGAGATTATGACAAGAGATGTTATTTCTATCAGTCCCAAATATTCTATTAGAGAAAGTGTGGATGTAATGACCAAAAACGGCATTGGATCCTTGCCTATTGTAGATAAAGAAGAAAGGTTAGTGGGAATAGTCACTGAAAGAGATTTCGCATTAGCGCTTGCAGGCTCATTGACTAATGAAACTGTAGGTGACATCATGATTAAGGATGTTATCACTACCACTCCTGGAACTCCTATTGAAAGCTGTTCCAAAATCATGGTAAGAAATAACTTAAGAAGAATTCCTGTTGTTGAAGAAGAGAAATTAATAGGAATTGTTACTTCAACAGATATCTTAAGATTCTTCGGTGATAAAGAAATGTTTGCTTCTATGACCTCTAATAGTGGTTTAGATGTTTTAAAAAGAAAAATTTCTGAAATCATTAAACCAAACATATTAGTAACTGAATCTACTGTTAGATTAGGGGACTTATGTGAATTATTAGCTGAAAAGAACATTGGTGGTGTTCCTGTAGTTGATGATGATCAACTTGTAGGAATTGTCACTGAAAGAGATATTTTAAATACAGTTCTTAAAGAATAA
- a CDS encoding phosphate signaling complex PhoU family protein: MSRSNKTLEEILEYIFYQNPTNQDEIADDLKITRRYVTKLLKPLLDEGIVKKVYVIDLKKYDEIYGDSNSEFNPKDYSTNILIKNLENMSNHVKNQLELSFESVIENDEEKAKEALELDYITNNMFEKIRSSVETVVNLNPHFKLSKILLFNEVAYNFERIGDYCSHLNKFIINNDDIIDDKILYILKKMYKYAQMSISYSTDAFIDGCVDLKGNLRDTEEKMHQRQSEAMKEIAIHMLDSSLDDIGTANYYIYLTRVIKTFERIGDISVEIMDIAVEFHRDIPRTTVPRYFRDDG; the protein is encoded by the coding sequence ATGAGTAGAAGTAATAAAACATTAGAAGAAATTTTAGAGTATATCTTTTATCAAAATCCAACTAATCAAGATGAAATAGCGGATGATTTAAAGATCACCAGAAGGTATGTGACAAAGTTGCTTAAGCCATTATTAGATGAGGGAATTGTTAAAAAAGTATATGTTATTGATTTAAAAAAATATGATGAAATCTATGGAGATTCTAATTCTGAGTTTAATCCTAAGGACTATTCAACTAATATTTTAATTAAAAATTTGGAAAATATGTCTAATCATGTGAAAAATCAGCTTGAATTATCTTTTGAATCAGTTATTGAAAATGATGAGGAAAAGGCTAAAGAAGCTTTAGAATTAGATTATATAACTAATAACATGTTTGAAAAAATTCGTTCTTCTGTAGAGACGGTTGTTAATTTAAATCCTCATTTTAAACTTTCTAAAATTCTGCTTTTTAACGAAGTGGCTTATAATTTTGAAAGGATTGGAGATTATTGTAGTCATCTAAATAAATTTATTATTAATAATGATGATATTATTGATGATAAGATCTTGTATATCCTAAAAAAGATGTATAAATATGCTCAAATGTCCATTTCATATTCTACAGATGCATTTATAGATGGTTGCGTAGATTTAAAAGGGAATTTGAGGGATACTGAAGAGAAAATGCATCAAAGGCAATCAGAAGCCATGAAGGAAATTGCTATCCATATGTTAGATTCCTCTTTAGATGATATTGGAACAGCCAATTATTATATTTATCTTACACGTGTAATTAAAACATTTGAAAGAATCGGGGATATATCCGTTGAAATTATGGATATTGCAGTTGAATTTCATAGGGATATTCCTAGAACCACAGTTCCTCGTTATTTCAGGGATGATGGATAA
- the phoU gene encoding phosphate signaling complex protein PhoU: protein MDEKFPSVTFQNRMNSIKEDYKELGNLAIKLNGSVVKLLEKYDESIYDDIEKCSNIIDIKTIDLERECIRFLATEQPLAKDLMFIESTLRVISHFKRICHLFLKIAKSIKNIQEVDIPEKILKELAYMGDYTLIMLKKAFFVFLNQDLDKAKELSSDDDKMDEFYDSILNEVTATMVEDNDLIPYIIDVIFLARYFERIADKAVSIGSRTVFMLTLKRPDIDD from the coding sequence ATGGATGAGAAATTTCCAAGTGTCACATTTCAAAATAGGATGAATAGTATTAAAGAAGATTATAAGGAATTAGGAAATTTAGCTATTAAATTAAATGGGTCGGTTGTAAAATTACTTGAAAAGTATGATGAATCCATTTATGACGATATTGAAAAATGTTCTAATATTATAGATATTAAAACTATTGATTTAGAAAGGGAATGCATTAGATTTCTGGCTACAGAACAACCTTTAGCTAAAGATTTGATGTTTATCGAATCAACTCTAAGGGTAATAAGTCATTTTAAAAGGATATGCCATTTATTTTTAAAAATTGCCAAATCAATCAAAAACATTCAAGAGGTAGACATTCCGGAAAAAATACTTAAAGAATTAGCATATATGGGGGATTACACTCTAATTATGTTAAAAAAAGCATTTTTTGTATTTTTAAATCAGGATTTGGATAAAGCAAAAGAACTATCTAGTGATGATGATAAAATGGATGAATTTTATGATTCCATTTTAAATGAAGTTACCGCAACTATGGTTGAAGATAACGATTTGATTCCATATATTATTGATGTTATATTCTTGGCCAGATACTTTGAGAGAATTGCTGATAAAGCAGTTAGCATAGGATCAAGAACAGTATTTATGCTTACTTTAAAAAGGCCAGATATTGATGATTGA